In Flavobacterium lacustre, a genomic segment contains:
- a CDS encoding OmpP1/FadL family transporter, whose protein sequence is MKKYLFLLFTGLTFSVSQSQEIQDAMRYAQDNLNGTARFKAMSGAFGALGGDLSSINVNPAGSAVFSNNQIAVTVSNYDTKNNATYFGTPTTKKDNSFDLNQAGGVFVFKNQNSNSNWKKFSVAVNYDNINNLNNSTFAAGTNQNNSIDGYFLYYGNNGNNGAPVPQEFVNTVSGETISDLYSYLGNNLPNNQYPRLNGFTAQQAMLGYQGFIISPDDNTANSQFSSNVPAGGNYYQENSVISNGYNGKLSFNAATSYKDKLYIGINLNSHFTDYKQSSSFYEDNEAPLTADYTVSRLRFDNDLYTYGTGFSFQLGAIAKVTPELRAGLAYESSTWYKLSDELSQRLVAVSANTIEELLPDDVDPRVTNYYAPYKLQTPSKLTGSLAYVFGKTGLISVDYALKDYSNTKFKPENDSYFNGLNSDINALLDKTGELRIGAEYKIEAWSLRAGYRYEQSPYKNTMTVGDLTGYSGGLGYNFGATKVDLAYSYAERDSQQRFFSQGLTDSANLNTKNNTVSLTVLFEL, encoded by the coding sequence ATGAAAAAATACCTATTCCTACTATTTACAGGACTTACCTTTAGTGTCTCTCAATCACAAGAGATCCAAGATGCTATGCGTTATGCGCAAGATAATTTGAATGGAACTGCTCGTTTTAAAGCTATGAGCGGAGCTTTTGGCGCTCTTGGAGGAGATTTATCATCTATCAATGTAAATCCGGCGGGTTCTGCTGTTTTTTCTAATAATCAAATTGCAGTAACCGTTAGCAATTATGACACAAAAAACAATGCCACTTATTTTGGCACTCCAACAACCAAAAAAGACAATTCGTTTGATTTAAATCAAGCTGGTGGTGTTTTTGTTTTTAAAAATCAAAATTCAAATAGCAATTGGAAAAAGTTTTCCGTTGCTGTAAATTATGACAATATAAACAATTTAAACAACTCAACATTTGCTGCCGGAACCAATCAGAATAATTCCATTGACGGTTATTTTCTTTATTATGGAAACAATGGAAATAACGGAGCACCCGTTCCTCAAGAATTTGTGAATACCGTTTCCGGAGAAACTATCTCTGATTTATATTCTTATTTAGGAAACAACCTACCCAATAATCAATATCCAAGACTAAACGGTTTTACTGCTCAACAAGCCATGCTTGGTTACCAAGGCTTTATCATAAGCCCGGATGATAATACCGCAAATTCACAATTTTCATCTAATGTTCCTGCGGGAGGAAATTATTACCAAGAAAACTCCGTAATTTCTAATGGATACAACGGCAAACTGTCGTTTAATGCTGCTACTTCTTACAAAGATAAATTGTATATTGGGATTAATTTAAACTCTCATTTTACAGATTACAAGCAATCCTCCAGCTTTTATGAAGACAATGAAGCACCGTTAACAGCAGATTATACAGTTAGCAGATTGCGCTTTGATAATGATTTATACACTTATGGAACCGGATTTTCTTTTCAACTAGGTGCTATTGCAAAAGTCACTCCTGAATTACGAGCGGGATTAGCTTACGAATCTTCGACTTGGTATAAACTGAGTGATGAATTATCACAAAGATTAGTTGCAGTAAGCGCCAATACCATTGAAGAATTACTTCCGGATGATGTTGATCCTAGAGTTACTAACTATTATGCACCTTACAAATTGCAAACACCAAGTAAATTAACGGGAAGTTTGGCGTATGTTTTTGGTAAAACAGGACTAATTAGTGTTGATTATGCGCTGAAAGATTACAGTAATACTAAATTTAAACCCGAAAACGATTCCTATTTTAATGGATTAAACAGTGACATAAACGCCCTTTTGGACAAAACAGGCGAACTACGAATTGGAGCAGAATATAAAATTGAGGCTTGGAGTTTAAGAGCTGGATATCGTTACGAACAAAGTCCGTATAAAAACACTATGACTGTTGGTGATTTAACCGGATATTCCGGTGGATTGGGCTACAATTTTGGTGCTACCAAAGTAGATTTGGCTTATTCCTATGCCGAAAGAGATTCTCAACAAAGATTTTTTAGTCAAGGTTTAACTGATAGCGCCAACTTAAATACAAAAAATAATACGGTATCACTTACTGTATTGTTTGAATTATAA
- the proS gene encoding proline--tRNA ligase, translating into MSKNLTTRSEDYSKWYNELVVKADLAENSGVRGCMVIKPYGYAIWEKMQAELDRMFKETGHQNAYFPLFVPKSMFEAEEKNAEGFAKECAIVTHYRLKNDPDKPGKLMVDPNAKLEEELIVRPTSEAIIWSTYKGWVQSYRDLPLLINQWANVVRWEMRTRLFLRTAEFLWQEGHTAHATRKEAIEESEKMMNVYADFAQNFMAIPVIKGLKTETERFAGAEETYCIEALMQDGKALQAGTSHFLGQNFAKAFDVKFANAEGKQEHVWGTSWGVSTRLMGALVMTHSDDKGLVLPPNLAPIQVVIVPIHKTDEQLQEISNEVNVLTAALRKLNISVKYDDRTTQKPGFKFAEWELKGVPVRIAVGPKDLENGTFEVARRDTLTKEIISKDAIVTYVNDLLAQIQSELFEKALNYRETHITEVNSFEEFKTVLETKGGFVSAHWDGTAATEEKIKDLTKATIRCIPLDRAEEAGSCVFTGESSVGRVLFAKAY; encoded by the coding sequence ATGAGTAAGAACCTTACTACAAGATCAGAAGATTATTCAAAATGGTATAATGAGCTAGTTGTAAAAGCTGATTTAGCCGAAAATTCAGGAGTTAGAGGCTGTATGGTTATTAAGCCGTACGGATATGCAATATGGGAAAAAATGCAAGCAGAGTTGGATCGCATGTTCAAAGAAACAGGCCATCAAAACGCTTATTTTCCTTTGTTTGTTCCTAAAAGCATGTTTGAGGCTGAAGAGAAAAATGCCGAAGGATTTGCAAAAGAATGCGCCATTGTAACTCATTATAGATTAAAAAACGATCCGGACAAGCCAGGTAAGTTAATGGTTGATCCAAATGCAAAATTAGAGGAAGAATTAATTGTTCGTCCTACCAGTGAAGCGATTATTTGGTCAACTTATAAAGGTTGGGTTCAGTCGTACAGAGATTTGCCATTGCTTATTAATCAATGGGCAAATGTAGTGCGTTGGGAAATGAGAACCAGGTTGTTTTTACGTACTGCAGAATTTTTGTGGCAAGAAGGGCATACTGCACATGCTACACGAAAAGAAGCTATTGAGGAGTCAGAGAAAATGATGAATGTATATGCTGATTTTGCTCAAAATTTCATGGCAATACCAGTTATTAAAGGATTGAAAACAGAAACAGAGCGTTTTGCAGGAGCAGAAGAAACATATTGTATCGAAGCCTTGATGCAAGACGGTAAAGCTTTGCAGGCAGGAACATCTCACTTTTTAGGTCAGAATTTTGCAAAAGCTTTCGATGTTAAATTTGCTAATGCCGAAGGAAAACAAGAGCATGTCTGGGGGACTTCATGGGGAGTTTCTACGCGATTAATGGGAGCGTTGGTTATGACACATTCGGATGATAAAGGATTGGTTTTACCTCCTAATTTAGCGCCAATTCAAGTGGTTATTGTTCCAATTCATAAAACGGATGAGCAATTACAGGAAATTTCAAATGAAGTGAATGTCTTAACGGCAGCTTTACGAAAATTGAATATCTCTGTTAAATATGATGATAGAACGACACAAAAACCAGGATTTAAATTTGCAGAATGGGAATTAAAAGGAGTTCCAGTTCGAATTGCAGTTGGACCAAAAGATTTAGAGAACGGCACTTTTGAAGTGGCAAGAAGAGATACTTTGACAAAGGAAATTATTTCAAAAGATGCAATTGTAACCTATGTAAATGATTTATTAGCTCAAATTCAGTCTGAGTTGTTTGAAAAGGCATTAAATTATAGAGAAACACATATTACTGAAGTGAATAGTTTTGAGGAATTTAAAACAGTTCTTGAGACTAAAGGAGGTTTTGTATCAGCACATTGGGACGGAACTGCCGCAACAGAAGAGAAGATTAAAGACTTGACTAAAGCGACCATTAGATGTATTCCTTTAGACAGGGCGGAAGAAGCGGGAAGCTGTGTTTTTACAGGGGAAAGTTCAGTAGGTAGAGTGTTATTTGCGAAGGCGTATTAA
- the rpsT gene encoding 30S ribosomal protein S20, producing MANHKSALKRIRSNEKRRVLNRYQHKTTRNAIKALRIATDKVDATSKLSSVISMIDKLAKKNIIHDNKASNLKSKLTKHVSKL from the coding sequence ATGGCAAATCATAAGTCAGCTCTAAAAAGAATCAGAAGTAACGAAAAGAGAAGAGTATTAAACAGATACCAACATAAAACTACTCGTAATGCTATTAAAGCGTTAAGAATAGCTACTGATAAAGTGGATGCTACATCTAAATTATCTAGCGTTATCTCTATGATTGATAAATTAGCTAAAAAGAATATCATTCATGATAATAAAGCTTCTAACTTAAAATCTAAGTTGACTAAGCACGTATCTAAATTGTAA
- a CDS encoding response regulator: MFDKILFVDDDPITLMLCKKVIAKSSFANEIATAQDGEEALKYFNTLKYDNTKKITDKIPQLIFLDLNMPIMGGWEFLDHFTSDAYAEFSETKVIILSSTIDPEDLERAKKHPVIIDFLSKPITTSMLEYLKSKLL, from the coding sequence ATGTTTGATAAAATTTTATTCGTTGATGACGACCCCATAACACTTATGTTATGCAAAAAAGTAATCGCAAAATCCAGCTTCGCTAACGAGATTGCAACTGCTCAAGACGGTGAAGAAGCACTCAAATACTTCAACACACTCAAGTACGACAATACAAAAAAAATAACAGATAAAATTCCTCAATTAATTTTTTTAGACCTTAATATGCCAATAATGGGAGGCTGGGAATTTTTAGATCATTTCACAAGCGACGCTTATGCTGAATTCAGCGAAACGAAGGTCATAATACTCTCTTCCACGATAGATCCAGAAGATTTAGAAAGAGCAAAAAAACATCCTGTAATAATAGATTTTTTGTCTAAACCAATAACAACATCTATGCTTGAGTATTTAAAAAGCAAACTCTTATAA
- a CDS encoding PAS domain-containing sensor histidine kinase encodes MAIISHKLLQQYTSVSNYCFFNFTKDIGFIVFSGLLFKFILSKNDNRNISIFEKLKKTNDKIKESNEKYDIVAKATSDTIWDWKIQEDQISWNKGIESVFGYKEEQVGNSSTWWFDKIHPEDSIKMSIKLYSFIEQKTENWQDQYRFRCADNTYKYVLDRGFLLKDENGKAIRMIGAIQDITKQKEEERRLKLLETVIIQSRDSVIITEADSDEDQIPKIIYVNPAFSNMSGYESQEVIGKSPNLFNGPNSDDNELKKLLEAIKNKEECQIETISYTKNNEEYWISFSMIPVYNEENQLSHWISIQRDISEEKKREKEKEQLIRELTQNNKDLKQFSYIISHNLRAPLSNLTGLLHLIEEIPIENDELEEILNGFNKSTHLLNETINDLVKVIIIKDNPSIQKEDVSLTDVFENVFSQLSFQIESHKPIIKIDFEEISVININKAYMESIMLNLLANSIKYKSENRKLKVTIKASQVDDSIVLTFKDNGIGIDLERNRDKIFGLYQRFHNYPDSKGLGLYLVKSQVETMEGTISIESEVNKGTSFTLTFKNK; translated from the coding sequence ATGGCTATTATTAGTCATAAATTACTACAACAATACACTTCTGTTTCTAATTACTGCTTTTTCAATTTTACAAAAGATATCGGATTTATAGTTTTTTCAGGATTACTGTTTAAATTTATTTTATCAAAGAACGACAATAGAAATATTTCTATTTTTGAGAAACTCAAAAAAACGAACGATAAAATTAAAGAATCTAACGAAAAGTATGATATTGTAGCAAAAGCGACAAGTGATACCATTTGGGATTGGAAAATACAAGAAGATCAAATTTCATGGAATAAAGGAATTGAAAGCGTTTTTGGATACAAAGAAGAACAAGTAGGCAACAGTTCAACCTGGTGGTTTGACAAAATTCATCCTGAAGACAGTATCAAAATGTCCATTAAACTATATTCGTTTATAGAACAAAAAACTGAAAACTGGCAAGATCAATACCGTTTCAGATGCGCTGACAACACCTACAAATATGTACTCGACAGAGGTTTTCTTTTGAAGGACGAAAACGGAAAAGCAATCCGAATGATTGGAGCTATACAAGATATCACTAAACAAAAAGAGGAAGAAAGACGCCTTAAATTATTAGAAACGGTAATTATACAATCCAGAGATTCAGTCATCATAACTGAGGCAGATTCTGATGAAGATCAAATCCCTAAAATAATATATGTAAATCCGGCTTTTTCTAATATGTCAGGATATGAATCCCAAGAAGTAATTGGAAAATCACCAAATCTATTTAATGGCCCAAATTCTGATGATAACGAACTTAAAAAACTATTAGAAGCAATAAAAAACAAAGAAGAGTGCCAAATTGAAACTATCAGTTACACCAAAAACAATGAAGAGTATTGGATAAGCTTCTCCATGATACCAGTATATAATGAAGAAAACCAACTATCACACTGGATTTCTATACAAAGAGATATCTCTGAAGAGAAAAAAAGAGAAAAAGAAAAAGAACAACTTATTCGGGAATTAACCCAAAATAACAAAGACTTAAAACAGTTTTCTTATATTATATCCCACAACCTTAGAGCACCATTATCAAATCTTACCGGTTTATTACATTTAATTGAAGAAATTCCCATAGAAAACGATGAGTTAGAAGAAATTTTAAACGGCTTTAATAAATCTACTCATTTACTAAATGAAACCATCAATGATTTGGTAAAAGTGATTATCATAAAAGACAATCCTTCTATCCAAAAAGAAGATGTTTCTTTGACAGACGTTTTTGAAAATGTTTTTAGTCAACTTAGTTTTCAAATTGAATCCCACAAGCCTATCATAAAAATTGATTTCGAAGAAATCTCCGTAATAAACATTAATAAAGCCTACATGGAAAGTATAATGCTAAATCTTTTAGCTAACTCCATAAAATACAAATCAGAAAACCGAAAATTAAAAGTAACTATAAAAGCAAGCCAAGTTGACGATTCAATTGTTTTGACTTTTAAAGACAATGGTATTGGAATTGATTTAGAAAGAAATCGAGATAAAATCTTCGGGCTTTACCAAAGATTCCATAATTATCCTGACAGCAAAGGACTTGGTTTGTATTTAGTAAAATCACAAGTCGAAACTATGGAAGGAACCATTAGCATAGAAAGTGAAGTTAATAAAGGTACCTCTTTTACACTAACATTTAAAAACAAATAG
- the typA gene encoding translational GTPase TypA — protein MESIRNIAIIAHVDHGKTTLVDKIMYHCQLFRDNENTGDLILDNNDLERERGITITSKNVSVQYKGTKINIIDTPGHADFGGEVERVLNMADGVCLLVDAFEGPMPQTRFVLQKAIDLGLKPCVVINKVDKENCTPEEVHEKVFDLMFELGAQEWQLDFPTVYGSAKNNWMSDHWENVTDNVEALLDMVIENVPAPKVSEGTPQMLITSLDFSAFTGRIAIGRLERGVLNEGMPISLVKRDGTVIKSRIKELHTFEGLGRKKVQQVIAGDICAIIGVEGFEIGDTIADFENPEALKTIDIDEPTMSMLFTINDSPFFGKEGKFVTSRHIRERLTKELEKNLAMKLGETDSADKFMVFGRGVLHLSVLIETMRREGYELQIGQPQVIIKEIDGKKCEPIEELTIDLPENLSGRAVEFVTLRKGEMLSMETKGDRMIIKFNIPSRGIIGLRNQLLTATAGEAIMAHRFIGYEPYKGEIAGRNKGSLISMEKGKAIPYSIDKLQDRGKFFVEPNAEIYEGQVIGENSRGDDMCVNVTKEKKQSNVRSSGNDEKARIIPPIIFSLEEALEYIQKDEYVEVTPKSIRLRKIYLTETDRKRFKI, from the coding sequence ATGGAATCTATTAGAAACATTGCAATTATTGCCCACGTCGATCACGGTAAAACAACTTTGGTTGATAAAATTATGTATCACTGTCAGTTATTTCGTGATAACGAAAACACAGGTGACTTAATCCTTGATAACAACGACTTAGAGCGTGAAAGAGGTATTACCATTACTTCAAAGAATGTTTCTGTTCAATATAAAGGAACAAAAATAAACATTATTGATACTCCTGGTCACGCCGATTTTGGTGGTGAAGTAGAGCGTGTATTGAATATGGCAGATGGTGTTTGCCTTTTGGTGGATGCTTTTGAAGGACCAATGCCACAAACGCGTTTTGTATTACAAAAAGCGATTGACTTAGGTCTAAAACCATGTGTTGTAATCAATAAAGTTGATAAAGAAAACTGTACTCCTGAAGAAGTTCATGAAAAAGTTTTTGACTTAATGTTTGAATTAGGTGCTCAAGAGTGGCAATTGGATTTTCCAACTGTTTACGGTTCAGCTAAAAATAACTGGATGTCTGACCATTGGGAAAACGTAACTGATAATGTTGAGGCATTGTTGGATATGGTTATAGAAAATGTACCAGCTCCTAAAGTTTCTGAGGGAACTCCACAAATGTTGATTACATCATTAGATTTCTCAGCATTTACAGGTCGTATCGCTATCGGTCGTCTTGAAAGAGGTGTTTTGAATGAAGGTATGCCAATCTCATTAGTAAAAAGAGATGGTACTGTAATAAAATCTAGAATTAAAGAGCTTCATACTTTTGAAGGTCTTGGTCGTAAAAAAGTACAACAAGTTATTGCTGGAGATATTTGTGCAATTATTGGTGTTGAAGGTTTTGAAATTGGTGATACTATTGCTGATTTTGAAAACCCAGAAGCATTGAAAACAATTGATATTGACGAGCCTACAATGAGTATGTTGTTTACAATTAATGATTCACCATTCTTTGGAAAAGAAGGTAAATTTGTAACTTCTCGTCATATTAGAGAGCGTTTGACAAAAGAATTAGAGAAAAATTTAGCAATGAAATTGGGTGAAACTGATTCAGCTGATAAATTTATGGTTTTTGGTCGTGGTGTACTTCACTTATCTGTTCTTATTGAAACAATGAGAAGAGAAGGATATGAATTACAAATTGGTCAACCACAAGTTATCATCAAAGAAATTGATGGTAAAAAATGTGAGCCAATTGAGGAATTAACTATCGACTTACCTGAGAATCTTTCTGGAAGAGCAGTGGAATTTGTTACTTTACGTAAAGGTGAAATGCTTTCTATGGAAACTAAAGGGGATCGTATGATTATTAAATTTAATATTCCATCTCGTGGAATTATCGGATTGCGTAATCAATTGCTTACTGCTACTGCTGGTGAAGCTATTATGGCACACCGTTTTATTGGATATGAGCCTTACAAAGGAGAAATTGCTGGACGTAACAAAGGTTCATTGATCTCTATGGAAAAAGGAAAAGCTATCCCTTACTCTATTGATAAATTACAAGATCGTGGTAAATTTTTCGTTGAGCCAAATGCTGAAATCTATGAAGGTCAAGTTATTGGAGAGAACTCTCGTGGAGATGACATGTGTGTAAACGTAACTAAAGAGAAAAAACAATCTAACGTTCGTTCTTCTGGAAATGATGAAAAAGCAAGAATTATTCCTCCGATTATTTTCTCATTAGAAGAAGCATTAGAATACATTCAAAAAGATGAATATGTAGAGGTTACTCCAAAATCTATTCGTTTGAGAAAAATCTATTTGACAGAAACAGATAGAAAAAGATTTAAAATCTAA
- a CDS encoding alpha/beta hydrolase codes for MNKKIFTLLFSLLLSAVYAQEVKVSAGKVMRFSNFKSQFIDARNIDVWLPDDYSNNEKYAVLYMHDGNMLYDAESTWNKQAWEVDEVAGKLISEGKTQKFIVIGIWNNGAKRHPEYFPQKPYESLSQIQKDTVTARLMKSGKTTEVFKPYSDLYLKFLVTELKPFIDKTFNTKRDKKHTFIAGSSMGGLISMYAICEYPKIFGGAACLSTHWPGIFLVENNPIPDSFVLYLKENLPNPKNHSIYFDYGDQTLDALYPPLQKKVDETMRQRGFTEKNWITKFFPGKDHSEKSWKERLNIPLEFLLKK; via the coding sequence ATGAATAAAAAAATCTTCACTTTACTATTTTCATTACTGCTTAGTGCTGTATATGCACAAGAAGTAAAAGTTAGCGCCGGAAAAGTCATGCGATTTTCTAATTTTAAATCTCAATTTATTGATGCCCGAAATATTGATGTCTGGTTACCCGATGATTATTCTAATAATGAAAAGTATGCCGTTTTGTATATGCATGACGGAAACATGTTGTACGACGCTGAAAGTACTTGGAACAAACAAGCATGGGAAGTTGATGAAGTGGCAGGAAAATTAATTTCAGAAGGAAAAACTCAAAAATTTATAGTTATTGGTATTTGGAATAATGGAGCAAAACGCCATCCTGAATATTTCCCGCAAAAACCTTATGAAAGTCTATCCCAAATTCAAAAAGATACTGTTACCGCAAGACTAATGAAATCAGGAAAAACTACAGAAGTTTTCAAACCTTATTCGGATTTATATTTAAAATTTTTAGTGACTGAATTAAAACCATTTATTGACAAAACATTTAATACAAAAAGAGATAAAAAACACACCTTTATTGCGGGTTCAAGTATGGGCGGCTTAATTTCTATGTATGCTATTTGTGAATATCCAAAAATATTTGGAGGTGCAGCTTGTTTATCAACACATTGGCCGGGTATATTTTTAGTAGAAAACAATCCTATTCCAGATTCATTTGTTCTTTATTTAAAAGAAAATCTTCCAAATCCAAAAAACCATAGCATTTATTTTGATTACGGAGACCAAACTTTAGATGCTTTGTATCCGCCTTTACAAAAAAAGGTAGATGAAACAATGCGTCAAAGAGGGTTTACAGAAAAAAACTGGATAACGAAATTCTTTCCCGGTAAAGACCATTCTGAAAAATCTTGGAAAGAGCGACTAAATATTCCATTAGAATTTTTATTGAAAAAGTAA